One Exiguobacterium sp. BMC-KP genomic window, CTCTCGTTCGAGAAGTAACCTCTTTATTGAGTCGCTGTTGTCCATTGTTATCTCTCCTATCTTCCTTTTTTCTATTTTATCAAATTGAAAGAAAGAATAGCCTGTGACTTATGATTCATGATATTTCACTAAGTCTGTCGAAATCTAGCCAATTTCTACATGTTTGACTCTCAGACGTCTAAGTGGGGGTTTAACGATCAGTCGAAACGGCAATTGCTCTACTGTATGTCATTGATCATCGTGCCCCTTACAGAAAGGATGTTGAAACATGTCAGAACGTGTCTTCATTAGTCCCTCGAAGTATGTCCAAGGAAAGGATGTCATTGACCGGCTCGGTACATATGTGAGCCCGTTCGGTGAAAAAGCGCTCGTCATCGCGGATGATGTCGTTTGGAAAATCGTCAAGGAACGTGTTGAGCAGTCGTTGTCGAGCGAAAACGTCGGCATCGAGAAAGCAGATTTTAGTGGCGAAGCTTCGCGCCATGAAGTGAAACGAATCGCTGAGCAGGCAAAAGCGGCAAATGTCCGATTCGTCATGGGTGTTGGTGGCGGGAAAACGCTCGATACAGCAAAAGCCGTTTCAGATGAACTGAACGTTTCCGTCGTCATCGTGCCGACACTGGCTTCAACTGACGCGCCAACGAGTGCTCTGTCTGTCATTTATTCCGACGAAGGAATTTTTGAAAGTTATCGCTTCTATAAGAAGAATCCGGATCTCGTCCTTGTCGATACGAAGCTGATTGCGCAAGCACCAGCGCGGTTCTTCGCGTCCGGCATCGCTGATGCGCTGGCAACATGGGTCGAGGTCCGAAGCGTCGTCGCCTTTGGTGGACAGACGATGGCAGGC contains:
- a CDS encoding glycerol dehydrogenase, coding for MSERVFISPSKYVQGKDVIDRLGTYVSPFGEKALVIADDVVWKIVKERVEQSLSSENVGIEKADFSGEASRHEVKRIAEQAKAANVRFVMGVGGGKTLDTAKAVSDELNVSVVIVPTLASTDAPTSALSVIYSDEGIFESYRFYKKNPDLVLVDTKLIAQAPARFFASGIADALATWVEVRSVVAFGGQTMAGGRPTIAAQAIAKRCEEVLFEHGRLAYESVQAQVVTPALEAVVEANTLLSGLGFESGGLAAAHAIHNGFTALDGDIHHLTHGEKVAFGTLVQLALEEHPQEEIERYIALYMDLGLPVTLEDVKLKDASREDIVKVGEAATAEGETIHSGFNVTADEVADAIIAADRYSKAYQTKRISS